In Desulfonatronum thiosulfatophilum, a genomic segment contains:
- a CDS encoding type II toxin-antitoxin system HipA family toxin, with translation MSTLAEVRLWGKTIGAVSLQDGEEVASFEYDAEFARSGIQVAPIVMPLSRRVYRFPELSRPTFLGLPGLLADSLPDKFGNALLDAWLASQGRQPDSFNAVERLCYTGERGMGALEFAPAIGPEAKQTTPIEVSRLVMLASEILTHRNNLQASFTAEGKEDALRDILRVGTSAGGARAKAVIAWNPKTNEVRSGQVKAGEGFEYWLLKFDGVSGNKDKELEDSKGYGLIEYAYYLMALECGIEISECRLFKENGRSHFMTRRFDRLAAGEKLHMQSLCALAHYDFNMAGAYSYEQTLLVMRQLQLPMQAIEQLFRRMVFNIVARNQDDHVKNIAFLMNKSGEWSLSPAFDMTYSFNPAGAWTASHQMMMNGKRDNFTLEDFKACARTASMKRGRAAKIVADVQATVSKWRSFAEKAGVPDVVREKIQTTLNLQPYS, from the coding sequence ATGAGCACGCTTGCCGAAGTCAGGCTGTGGGGTAAAACCATCGGCGCTGTCTCACTACAGGATGGGGAGGAAGTCGCCAGCTTTGAATACGATGCGGAATTCGCGCGAAGCGGTATTCAAGTCGCGCCGATTGTGATGCCGCTGTCCCGACGCGTGTACCGCTTCCCCGAGCTTTCTCGCCCGACATTTCTTGGGCTGCCCGGCCTGCTGGCCGACTCGCTGCCTGACAAATTTGGCAACGCGCTGCTTGATGCCTGGCTGGCATCGCAGGGGCGGCAACCGGATTCCTTCAACGCGGTTGAGCGGCTTTGCTATACTGGTGAACGCGGCATGGGTGCGCTGGAATTTGCCCCGGCCATCGGCCCCGAGGCAAAGCAGACCACGCCCATTGAGGTCAGCCGGTTGGTGATGCTTGCATCGGAGATATTGACCCACAGGAATAACCTCCAGGCGTCCTTTACGGCAGAAGGCAAAGAGGATGCGCTGAGGGATATTCTTCGCGTGGGCACATCCGCCGGTGGCGCGAGGGCGAAGGCGGTTATCGCATGGAACCCAAAAACTAATGAAGTGCGGTCTGGTCAGGTCAAAGCCGGCGAGGGGTTTGAATACTGGCTGTTGAAATTTGACGGCGTCAGCGGCAATAAGGATAAGGAACTGGAAGACTCAAAAGGCTACGGGCTGATCGAGTACGCATATTACCTGATGGCGCTTGAATGTGGCATTGAAATCAGTGAATGCAGGCTGTTCAAAGAGAATGGCCGGTCGCATTTCATGACGCGCCGCTTTGATCGTCTTGCTGCCGGCGAAAAACTTCACATGCAGTCACTCTGCGCCCTCGCACACTACGATTTCAATATGGCAGGCGCTTACAGCTACGAGCAGACGTTGCTGGTGATGCGGCAACTGCAGTTGCCAATGCAGGCCATCGAGCAACTGTTTCGGCGCATGGTCTTTAATATCGTGGCCCGCAATCAAGACGACCACGTGAAGAATATTGCCTTCCTGATGAATAAATCCGGTGAGTGGTCGCTGTCACCGGCCTTTGATATGACCTACAGCTTTAATCCCGCGGGTGCGTGGACGGCAAGCCATCAGATGATGATGAATGGAAAGCGCGACAATTTCACGCTGGAGGATTTCAAGGCCTGTGCAAGGACTGCTTCAATGAAACGGGGACGCGCCGCGAAAATCGTTGCCG
- a CDS encoding helix-turn-helix domain-containing protein, protein MTTVEITSLLTDDAVLAELGARIAARRVELELTQAAVAEQAGIAKRTLERMEAGQTSQLTTLIRVLRVLDAVSGLDGLIPESGPRPMDLLKRKGKVRQRASGRRAAKATDKPWRWDDNS, encoded by the coding sequence ATGACGACTGTGGAAATCACCAGTTTACTCACAGATGACGCCGTGCTGGCCGAATTGGGGGCACGTATTGCCGCTCGCCGGGTTGAATTGGAGCTGACCCAGGCGGCAGTGGCCGAACAGGCAGGTATCGCCAAGCGCACCCTCGAGCGTATGGAGGCAGGACAAACGTCGCAGTTGACCACCCTGATTCGGGTGCTGCGGGTGCTGGACGCCGTATCTGGGCTGGATGGCCTGATTCCGGAGTCCGGGCCCAGGCCGATGGATTTATTAAAGCGGAAGGGCAAGGTCCGACAACGGGCTTCGGGTCGACGTGCCGCAAAGGCGACCGACAAACCCTGGCGCTGGGATGATAATTCATGA
- a CDS encoding AAA family ATPase yields MNERVRMIKFEHFRGLPANEFKLKGKNLVILGTNGKGKSAFVDGIEFVFSGQVARFTGAGTGSISHDDAVKNVRTGGDPKVVIALSPSNGEISRKLSSDTLELTNRQPINDFFTQHPKVDGFVLRRAKILDFVCDQDADRYQKFVQLLGITKVDRFQRSFVEAERQANIAVGRTKTSHQTNLALFKDPVSGFVPTNLAQVFAQIAKTVKAFGLEIEKWEDLESRLPLLKAKRPQANRKKIDAITRALVSIETPLAIVPDADVKTVNELRGKIAELAVSSADAPRSSIIEEGRCYFAGHNDETHCPLCETQLEQPLDALLARLKERGEALQELRNAMSKRAAAFGRLKQYAVSIADLLKKDLAHSGLFETATLTELRGARAKALRFTRFLARAEKDDFVEYVVVPEGLQAIAEIRKAVAVALNKQKDALVPPDSAKLEAAIALLERGIASWQDVEKAESAFAGSREILRRTTIARECFSSAREGAIQQVFTKISGKVLDYYKVLHDFADGGEASECTALEFKPTSRAATGGLRLAIQFLGLANSKDPRAFLSEGHLDSLGLCLFLAAVRIFNPPGTLLVLDDVLTSIDKEHRRRVGELLFTEFKDFQIILTTHDDHWNELLQKSARVMGLQNQWQYIQINGWSVDTGPVISVSESSWEFITENLTEANYRNLGGPFRVVLEDFLARSAAKIELKVRFKADGKYTAGDFVLAGIADELRKLLINADSTKEGAIGIDLARVLGQGDLINFLCHNNPGRLEVTFDQARDFISGLRSLLTRCEEHKLIKGK; encoded by the coding sequence AGTTTAAGCTCAAAGGCAAGAACCTTGTCATCCTCGGAACGAACGGAAAAGGTAAGAGCGCTTTTGTAGACGGAATTGAGTTCGTCTTTTCGGGACAGGTCGCCCGTTTTACGGGTGCCGGCACAGGTAGCATTTCTCACGACGACGCGGTTAAGAACGTCCGAACTGGCGGAGACCCGAAGGTGGTTATCGCCCTAAGCCCTTCTAACGGAGAAATCTCTCGAAAACTTTCCTCTGACACCCTCGAACTCACCAATCGGCAGCCGATCAATGATTTCTTTACACAGCACCCGAAGGTTGATGGGTTTGTTCTCCGTCGTGCGAAGATCTTGGACTTTGTTTGTGATCAAGATGCGGATCGATACCAGAAGTTTGTCCAACTCCTCGGGATCACAAAGGTGGATCGGTTTCAACGCAGTTTTGTCGAGGCTGAACGCCAAGCGAACATAGCAGTCGGTCGAACGAAGACCTCCCATCAAACAAATCTCGCGTTGTTCAAAGATCCGGTTTCTGGGTTCGTTCCCACCAATCTTGCACAAGTCTTTGCTCAGATTGCGAAGACGGTTAAGGCATTCGGTTTGGAGATCGAAAAGTGGGAAGATTTGGAATCTCGGCTTCCACTGCTCAAGGCCAAGAGGCCTCAGGCCAATCGAAAGAAAATAGATGCGATCACCCGTGCCCTAGTCAGCATTGAGACCCCGCTGGCAATTGTGCCTGACGCCGACGTAAAGACCGTCAACGAACTGCGAGGAAAAATCGCCGAATTGGCCGTTTCTTCTGCTGATGCCCCACGCAGCAGTATCATTGAGGAGGGCAGGTGCTACTTCGCTGGACACAACGACGAGACACATTGCCCTCTATGTGAAACCCAACTGGAGCAACCGCTGGACGCTCTGCTCGCCCGGCTCAAAGAGCGAGGCGAGGCGCTTCAAGAGTTGCGTAATGCAATGTCCAAGCGAGCGGCTGCATTTGGGCGCCTCAAACAATACGCGGTGTCGATTGCGGATCTGCTCAAGAAGGACCTCGCTCATTCGGGTTTGTTCGAGACGGCCACTCTTACGGAGTTAAGGGGTGCGCGTGCAAAGGCACTCCGGTTTACTCGATTCCTCGCCCGTGCCGAAAAGGATGACTTTGTCGAATACGTTGTGGTTCCCGAAGGTCTTCAAGCCATCGCTGAAATTCGGAAAGCGGTGGCAGTTGCGCTGAATAAGCAAAAAGATGCATTGGTCCCTCCAGACTCTGCGAAGCTGGAGGCTGCAATTGCCCTACTGGAACGCGGCATCGCCTCTTGGCAGGATGTGGAGAAGGCCGAATCTGCCTTCGCGGGCTCCAGAGAAATCCTTCGCCGGACGACCATCGCAAGGGAGTGTTTCTCCTCGGCTCGGGAAGGCGCGATTCAACAGGTCTTCACAAAGATTTCGGGCAAGGTTTTGGATTATTACAAGGTTCTGCATGACTTCGCCGATGGAGGAGAAGCCTCGGAATGCACAGCACTTGAATTCAAACCTACCTCCCGGGCAGCCACTGGAGGCCTGCGCCTTGCCATTCAGTTCTTGGGCCTCGCGAACTCGAAAGATCCACGCGCGTTCTTAAGCGAGGGACACCTTGATTCTCTTGGTCTTTGTCTGTTTCTGGCGGCAGTTCGCATTTTCAATCCTCCGGGAACCCTCCTCGTGCTGGATGATGTGCTGACGAGCATCGACAAGGAGCACAGGCGACGTGTCGGCGAGCTGTTGTTCACGGAATTCAAAGACTTCCAGATTATTCTGACAACCCATGATGACCATTGGAACGAGCTTCTGCAGAAGAGCGCCCGCGTGATGGGGCTGCAGAATCAATGGCAGTATATTCAGATCAACGGCTGGTCCGTGGACACAGGGCCGGTCATTTCAGTGTCAGAAAGCTCCTGGGAATTCATCACGGAAAATTTGACGGAAGCCAACTACCGAAATCTCGGTGGGCCGTTTCGTGTGGTTCTGGAGGACTTTCTCGCCCGCTCTGCTGCGAAGATTGAACTGAAAGTGAGGTTCAAGGCAGATGGGAAATACACCGCAGGCGACTTTGTTCTCGCCGGCATCGCAGACGAGTTGCGGAAGCTGCTGATTAATGCCGATTCAACCAAGGAAGGTGCGATTGGGATAGACCTCGCAAGAGTGCTGGGCCAAGGGGACCTAATCAACTTTCTTTGCCACAACAATCCGGGACGGCTGGAAGTGACATTTGATCAGGCCAGAGATTTTATCAGCGGGCTGCGCAGCCTGTTGACACGTTGCGAGGAGCACAAACTCATCAAGGGGAAATAG